Proteins found in one Sardina pilchardus chromosome 11, fSarPil1.1, whole genome shotgun sequence genomic segment:
- the si:dkey-148a17.6 gene encoding leukotriene B4 receptor 1, with the protein MASVGTDSQPQSPETQLVVASVIFGVCFLVGAPGNLFVIWTILKHVKQRSHTVILILHLAVADLMVLITLPLWIYSFAHAWIFGLVTCKAVVYLVNACMYSSVFFITIMSVERFLAVRYPFASAGWRRKQALHKLLFGVWGTAFLFSIPVILTQTLGDQTDQCTFKDYKSETEEIIFMLLETIVGFVAPLTILVVCYGCLYSRIAQMNFKSKRKSTGLIAAVVAAFVICWTPHHICNILSLIYIGIKASHKEAADRLDEVRETMMYFAAALAFVSSTINPVLYVFAARSFRSSLRDTGIQKLFRHISSTATGEGNRDLCFTSKRQSSHTLSSECYTESKAQVDLPDICV; encoded by the coding sequence ATGGCAAGTGTGGGTACGGATAGTCAGCCACAAAGTCCAGAGACTCAGCTGGTGGTGGCTTCTGTAATCTTCGGTGTTTGTTTTCTGGTTGGCGCTCCTGGGAATCTGTTTGTGATCTGGACCATCCTGAAGCATGTCAAGCAGCGCTCTCACACGGTCATTCTCATCCTCCATCTGGCCGTTGCGGATCTCATGGTGCTCATCACCCTGCCCCTGTGGATCTACTCCTTCGCTCACGCCTGGATCTTTGGGCTGGTCACATGTAAGGCCGTGGTCTATCTTGTCAATGCTTGCATGTACAGCAGTGTGTTTTTCATTACTATTATGAGTGTGGAGCGCTTTTTGGCTGTTCGTTACCCCTTTGCCTCAGCTGGCTGGAGAAGAAAACAAGCACTTCATAAGCTACTGTTTGGTGTCTGGGGAACGGCCTTTCTCTTCAGCATCCCGGTGATTCTCACGCAAACGCTGGGTGATCAAACAGACCAATGTACATTTAAGGACTACAAGTCTGAGACTGAAGAAATCATATTTATGCTGCTGGAGACCATTGTGGGCTTTGTCGCTCCACTTACTATTTTGGTGGTTTGTTATGGGTGTCTGTATAGCCGCATTGCGCAGATGAACTTCAAATCCAAGCGCAAGTCAACAGGTCTCATTGCAGCGGTGGTTGCTGCGTTTGTCATCTGTTGGACTCCCCATCATATCTGCAATATACTCTCCCTGATTTACATTGGCATCAAAGCATCTCATAAAGAGGCGGCCGACCGTTTGGATGAGGTTAGAGAGACCATGATGTATTTTGCGGCGGCCTTAGCGTTTGTCAGCAGCACTATTAACCCAGTGCTATATGTCTTTGCTGCGCGGTCATTTCGAAGTTCACTGCGCGACACGGGGATACAGAAGCTTTTCCGCCACATCTCCAGCACAGCTACTGGTGAGGGGAATAGAGACTTATGTTTCACATCCAAGAGGCAGAGCTCTCACACTCTGTCTTCAGAGTGTTATACAGAATCAAAAGCTCAAGTAGACCTCCCGGACATCTGTGTGTAA